A segment of the Triticum urartu cultivar G1812 chromosome 1, Tu2.1, whole genome shotgun sequence genome:
TAATTCCTCTTTGATCTCATTTTTCCTCTTTCGGGCATGGCCAAAAGAGTGAGAACCCCAACCCTTGAAGTATTTCTTGAGACGTTTCAGTTTAATGTTGAGGATATTGATTGGATCGCTAACGTTTACCCGCTGCTCCCAAATGTTCTTAGCTTTAACATAAAATTCCTCGTTCTTCAACCAGCTAAGCTCGAATCGAAACTCACGATTGTGAAGGGGGTTGTTTTTCACAGGGCTCGTGGATAGGAGCAGCGGGTTGTGATCTGACACATCCCTAACCAGCTTGCGGACTGAGATAAGGGGAAAAATATCTTCCCAATCAAAGCTCATCAAAATTCTATCCAGCTTCTCTAACGTAGGATGCTTTTGACTGTTCGTCCAGGTATATTTACCTCCCCCCATATCTATTTCTCGCAGGTTTAAGGAATGGATAACATCATTGAACTTATCCACATAGCGAGAGTGAGTCAGGTGTTTGTTTTTCTCGCTACTCTCTCTGAGAATGTTGAAGTCACCCCCACAATGTAATGTAATCTAACCTGCAAGCATACCACTCTTAATTCTTCAAGGAATTCTTCTTTGTTATTCTCCCGTGGAGCCCCATATACGACTATGATGGCCCACGTGCATTTGTTTTTAACATCAAAAACATTAGCTTGAATGAGGTATTTTCCTATCGTCCAGGAAACAATATCCAAGGTTTCTTTTTTGATGCCACACAAAATGCCACCTGATTTGCCAACAGAGGGTACCTAGTTCCAGTTAAATCTCTCAAAGGGATCAATCTTTCTCAAATACTTAGGGGTAAACTTAGTTTTCTTAGTTTCTTGGAGGCCAATGAAATCTAGGGAATGATCTCTAATAATATCAGAGAAGCAGGTAGTCATCCCCTTCTTACCTGCCCCTCTACAGTTCCAAAATATgccattcatttttttctttttgcccCCCTCTTGGTAACTCTACTAGGAAGCTGAGTAGAGTTACCATTGTCATCTTGCAAGGAAATCTCTCCTCTTTGACTTCTAGTTATAGGTCTAGCAATGACCACATtaacctttctctctcttttctttttaGATCGAACAAAAGTAAATTTATCATCATCAACATCATTCTCATCCCCCAGTTCATATTTAAAGGAGTCTGATCTCCTTTAGCATTGGTTACAATcatagccccccccccccaacagcAGGATTGATATGATTATCATTCATACTATCCTTATTTTTACATTTCTCCAGTTCCCTAATAATATCCATGCTTTCAAAATCAGCATCAGGGATATTCACACCCATCTTGATAGCTATAATAATAAGCTCAGGATCATTTAAAGCATCGAAAGAGTTGGGGTTTTTGGGGGTACCTTCTATGTCTCTCTCCTTAGCTGCTGCCATGGCTTTTTCTTCCACCTTCTCCATCGTGTTCTGCACATTGCGTAGGCTGAAACGCAGATTCGCTTCAGTAACTAGAGGGAGTGTAGGGATCACCTCATTTTCCACTCCAGTCCCAGGTTACTCGACCATGTAATTAGTGATAACTTTCAGGTTTGCATCATTTATGGTATCCACCTCCACAACCTGAGGTAGAGATTTAACTACATCAGAATAAGATTTTTTCTCACTCACACATAAAACATTAGTAGGTCTCTCAACACACTTACTTACTTTTTCACCATGCTCCAATTCGTCAGCCATGGTTTACAGGAGTAAAGTAGTGTGCAGTGAATCATCCGATTCCACACTCTCCCGCGAATCCCGAATGGGGTCAGTTTTTCCGCCTAGGGAATGGGAGAAGATTTTCCCCCAAGCCCAGTAGGTAAACCACCATGCGTAGCTCCGGGGTTCGACTGAGAGGTAGATCCAATGTTGTTTTTCTTCTCATAACCAAAAGACATATGAGCTGCATTTTTTTCTCTATCAGGGTCTCTCACCAGAACATGATCAACTTCATAATAGAAATCATAAAAGTGTCCACCCAGAACAGCTTCAGCAACCACAGGTATTTCATCAACATTTCTGCATCCCAACCGCACCCGAGCATAGGATGGGCGGTGCAGCGTAGCAGCATTAATCTCCATCGGAACCCCCACTAACGATGCAACATAAGCAAGGTTTCTTTCGCTTCTCTTATCTAACGGGACATTGCTAATTCTCACCCAAGCTACTTCCATCACACCTTTTGCCCCAATGGCTGACGACCACTGCTTGGCATGAATAACAGCCCCACTAGTTTTCAGAGCCACTTTTCCCACATAACAGATCTGTGCAACAGCTCTAGGGTTAGGAAAATGCACCACAAATACCTCTGGACCTGTAGCGTGTGCAGAACAACGCCAGCCCGTAGCCAGATAATCATTTAGATCTAGTTCCATTTGCCGAGTGGAGGTCTCCCCCTCAACAATGGTGACCACAATGTTGTGGGTTTTCTCTTTCTGCTAGTTTGCTGTGCATGAATCATGAATGTAGTAAAATCCCTGACCCTTAGATTGAAATGCACACATTGGGGATATACATTCCTAATAAGGCAAAAATTCCACACACAGAGATGCTAGGTGACCCAACTTGCTACATCTTTCACATAATGCTTGAGGGCAACGAGTAGGAGGATGCTCATATGATTTGCGAATAGGACATGCCCCTGGTTTTTTGGAGAAAGGCACCCGAGCAAGGTTTTTCCCCCGAGGACGACATTGCGGAGATGTCATCTGTTTCCCAGCCACGGTATCATCCGATCCCACGACTGCCTGGGTCTTCTGCACCCAGACCCCACCGTCCTGGATCTCGCGGTGCTTCGTTGCCGCCGCTTCGTCCCAGCGCGAAGAGTCCCCCGAGGCCGGCGCGGTGTTAGATGAGGAAGATCCGCCACCGGCCTCGCGCCTCCATGAGAACTTGTTGCGCTCACCCCCACGGCCGGTGCCGCGGCCAGCGATCTGCCCCGCCCCGCGGCCCGCGCGGCCCGCGCCTGCTCCGCCGCGCCTCCCGCGGAAGTCCTGCCCCGCATCCACCGCCATGGTAGGTGATGCAGTGACCGCCGCGAACGAACGGGGATCTCCACCCACCTTGCCCTCCCACCACTCGAACGACCCCGGCTTcctggatctagggttttccgCCGCTACCCAGAAGTGGGAGAAGGCGATATCTAGGTCAAGAATCGGACGAGGCAGGGGATTTATACCAGCGGCTGCGAATGGAGGCTCGGATTTGTGCCCACGTGTCGCCTATCCGCCATTGGCGGGCGGTGGGTGGGGCTCGGGTCCGCCCCGACTCGATCTGGCACGCTCGCCTGGTGGCCCGCTCGACTCCCGTGTACCGCTCCTCGTGTCGGGCCCTGCGCCGCATCTGCTAGCGCCGCCGGGAGCCGATCCCGCACCTTCGCAAAGTGGCACGGTAGCGAGATGACGTCGACAATGTCGACGTGTTCTCCCACGCGGAGAAAACTTGCGTCGATTGTGACCCCGAACCCATCGATTAAGACGAGGCAGAGAGCATCCCGCCGGAGAATCAGAATGCCGTCATGGAACGCGAGCGTACGCGTCTGCAAGTCGGCGGCGAAGGAGACGTGCCAACTCTCGTCGGGCATATCGCCACGCGAGTCGCGAGAGCACGCCATCCTGCTGCCTCAACTGCTAAAGCTTTTGAAGATGTCTGTTATCCAGCTGAACTTCTGTGCGTGCCTATATCTTGGATTTTTTGTGCACGGTGCACCCGTTGCACAGGATACGCACTCGCCTCTGACCTGTTGGCCGCTCCACAGCCACCCACCAGTTCCAAAGGGAATCCAGCTGTAGGTCCTCGTCCTCGGCCTGCCTGACGAGCAGCATGTGATCTTGATGACCATTCATCCGTGGAAATCCAGCCCGTGAAATGGCCACTCCCTCAGAGTCCCCATCCACCAGTTTCGACATGGAAATGGAACGAAATAATGGACCTGGGTGGGTGGCAACGTGTAATGAGCCACTGCTCTGCTCTGCACTACCACGAGACCGGGGGAGGTGTCAACTGGGTGGGAGGGCAGCAACTGAATGCGGTGCGCAAATGCGTTTGTGAAGCCCACGACTAAACACCCAATAATTCCAGCCCGTGAAATTCCTACTCTCCACTCCACTGCTTTTGGAATCGAATGAATTTATTGGACCTGCATGGCTGGGTGCAGTATGGCTGGCTGTATGGGCTGCGTTTGTGAAGAACACTAGTACGTTTGTTAAGCCCACGACTTAAACACCGACAAATCTGCCGTCCGCCTATATAAACCCCACAGCCACAGGCCACACTGCTTCTCACTGGTGCCCATTCTCCTCCATTCGCTTTGCTAGCTAGCTAACAGAGTCCCCCGTCGCAGCAGCAACATCAGGATAGCTTTGCTAGCTAGCTCGGTCCAGTACGTCGTCTCGGGTGAGCCAGAGCAGATCGATGGCGCTCTCTCGTCGCATGGCCGCGTCCGCCCTCCTCCTGCTGGTCCTCCTCGTCGCCACAGGTACGCCCGGCCTCccagcctctcactcttcccACCAACCGAGCTGTGGTTTGCTCCGTGGATGATGCTTAGTTGCTTACTCCCTCCTACCGTGGTTTGGTTGATGTGCATGCAGAGATGGGGACGACGACGACCAAGGTGGCGGAGGCGCGGGACTGCCTGTCGCAGAGCTTCAAGTTCAAGGGTGCGTGTCTCAGCAGCAGCAACTGCGCCGCCGTCTGCCGCACCGAGAAGTTCCCTGACGGCGAGTGCCACAGGCAGCACTTGGAGCGCAAGTGCTTCTGCAAGAGGCCCTGCTAGTTCGCCCGCGCGCCGGCCCCGCCCTGCCGGCCAGCACCGAGACGTCCCATGCTAGCTCGATCATCCGTGCCGTTAGCTTATATTTGTTCCGTTCGCCACTGCGTCCACGTTCGTCGCTACTTGTTCGTGTGTCCCGCTCGGCTCGGTAGAACTAATAAAGTAGAGAACCAATCGGGGTCTCGCTAGTTTAGTTCGCTGTGCGTCCTGTTCGTTGTCACCTGATTTGTGCGTGGCGATGTACTCCATTCAGTAATAAATATGGTCGTTGTTTCAGCATGGATGGACGTGTGCaatctctctctctttctctctctctctctctgattgtTTGTTATCTTCAAAGAGAA
Coding sequences within it:
- the LOC125547946 gene encoding defensin-like protein CAL1, encoding MALSRRMAASALLLLVLLVATEMGTTTTKVAEARDCLSQSFKFKGACLSSSNCAAVCRTEKFPDGECHRQHLERKCFCKRPC